One part of the Methanobrevibacter sp. genome encodes these proteins:
- a CDS encoding adenosylcobinamide amidohydrolase, whose translation MSIDENQEFELLLKTSDGDEILKNSDTVLVKFGPKRNGIVTSWLNGGYNEDLSAVFNHQLSQENIDKYGDGGILDFLNDLSSSFSNDLDLRSDKLSGLITSADMGHYSIACEKYRDIEVIAITTAGARVNAVSAGDIASYYEINADYRYDLDKDSDNNQDPNKPGTINTILLINTKLDESSLLLAEMIAVEAKAVALRELMISSNYSNEIATGTGTDGIAIFSNLESENFTDNVSKHAKIGELIGKAVISSIKESLAKLQWLTPTYQLNALVRLDRYQYDLDDFYKNYLQNYVKMDDEDDKREFVISLIEVSKNPELVANVSLIIHLLDQYRCGLLSKKTVLKVSDSILENQFKRDDWHSMKLLLKYVIETQL comes from the coding sequence ATGTCAATTGATGAAAACCAAGAATTTGAATTATTGCTTAAGACAAGTGATGGTGATGAAATACTTAAGAATTCAGACACAGTGCTTGTCAAGTTCGGTCCTAAAAGGAATGGAATAGTCACTTCTTGGTTAAATGGAGGATACAATGAGGATTTATCTGCCGTTTTCAATCATCAGCTATCCCAAGAGAACATTGACAAATATGGGGATGGAGGCATATTGGATTTCCTAAATGACCTGTCTTCCAGTTTTTCCAATGATTTGGATTTGAGAAGCGACAAATTAAGCGGTCTCATCACATCTGCAGACATGGGCCATTATTCAATTGCCTGTGAAAAGTACAGGGATATTGAAGTGATTGCAATCACAACAGCAGGTGCCAGAGTGAATGCGGTTTCAGCAGGAGACATTGCTTCCTATTATGAAATCAATGCAGATTACAGATACGATTTGGATAAGGATTCAGATAACAATCAAGATCCGAATAAGCCTGGAACAATCAATACAATCCTTCTGATCAATACAAAACTGGATGAAAGTTCACTTCTTTTGGCAGAGATGATTGCTGTTGAGGCAAAAGCGGTGGCCCTTAGGGAATTGATGATATCAAGCAACTATTCAAATGAGATAGCCACAGGCACAGGCACAGATGGAATAGCAATTTTCTCTAATCTTGAAAGCGAAAACTTTACAGACAATGTGAGCAAGCATGCAAAGATAGGGGAGCTTATAGGAAAAGCGGTAATTAGCTCTATTAAAGAGTCTTTGGCTAAACTGCAATGGTTGACTCCAACTTATCAGTTGAATGCATTGGTCAGACTGGACAGATACCAATATGATTTGGATGATTTTTACAAGAATTACTTGCAGAACTATGTAAAAATGGATGATGAAGATGATAAAAGGGAATTTGTCATCTCATTGATTGAAGTCTCTAAAAATCCGGAGCTTGTTGCAAATGTCTCATTGATCATTCATCTCTTGGACCAATACAGATGTGGATTGCTAAGCAAGAAAACAGTTTTAAAGGTCTCCGATTCAATTTTGGAAAATCAATTCAAGAGAGATGATTGGCATTCAATGAAATTGCTTTTGAAATATGTAATTGAAACCCAATTGTAA
- a CDS encoding ATP-binding cassette domain-containing protein gives MLEARNIVYEYPDGTRALNNINFKVEKGEMIALLGRNGAGKSTLFLHFNGIHIPKSGEIYIDGEKLEYDKESLMNARQKIGIVFQNPDNQLFAPTVEEDVAFGPMNLGLPIEEVEQRVKDSLEKVGMAGFEKKSPHHLSGGQKKRVAIAGILAMKPELMILDEPTSGLDPKGASHILQLLYQLNKEGMTIVISTHDVDLVPVYSSQIYLISDGEIIAEGLPNEVFSDVETIRDADLRLPRMAHLAEILEKEDKIDFDGDYPLTIGQARRKFLDLMD, from the coding sequence ATTTTAGAGGCAAGAAATATAGTTTACGAATATCCTGATGGGACAAGGGCACTAAATAACATTAACTTTAAAGTGGAAAAAGGAGAAATGATAGCTCTTTTAGGAAGGAACGGAGCTGGAAAATCCACACTCTTTTTGCATTTCAATGGAATCCATATACCAAAGTCCGGTGAGATTTATATTGATGGTGAGAAGTTGGAATATGATAAGGAAAGTCTTATGAATGCTCGTCAGAAAATAGGGATAGTATTCCAGAACCCAGATAATCAATTGTTCGCTCCAACTGTAGAAGAGGATGTTGCCTTCGGACCAATGAACCTTGGATTGCCTATTGAAGAGGTCGAACAAAGGGTAAAGGATTCCCTTGAAAAGGTTGGAATGGCTGGATTTGAAAAGAAATCTCCTCATCACTTAAGCGGTGGTCAAAAGAAAAGAGTGGCCATTGCAGGTATTCTGGCCATGAAACCTGAGCTCATGATTCTTGATGAGCCAACATCAGGTCTTGACCCAAAAGGTGCCTCCCATATTCTTCAATTGTTGTATCAGTTGAATAAGGAAGGAATGACCATTGTCATTTCAACTCACGATGTGGATTTGGTTCCTGTATATTCTAGTCAGATTTATCTCATCAGTGATGGTGAAATAATAGCTGAAGGATTGCCTAATGAGGTCTTCTCTGATGTTGAAACAATCAGGGATGCCGATTTACGTCTTCCAAGAATGGCACATCTTGCTGAAATCCTTGAAAAAGAGGATAAGATTGATTTCGATGGAGATTATCCATTGACCATCGGGCAGGCACGTAGAAAGTTCCTTGATTTAATGGACTAA